The Rhodocytophaga rosea genome has a segment encoding these proteins:
- a CDS encoding acyltransferase family protein, with the protein MNVSTSQIPLKKERLHELDWLRVMAFSLLVFYHGSFIFSGGFYVSNSANIPFLSTLMTFISQWRLPLLFFISGASVAFLYKKSSTGEFVNSRLTRILVPLVFGVLIINPPQSYIAKGFKEGSFPYYPSYYAESLANIHFGSGEALKWNHLWYLVYIFVFSIILIPMFHFFKKNPEILQKIGDFFTRRGMLLLLILPPFISGILLQLDWPTKRNLISDWDNFTTTILFFIYGYLLYSHSGIRAMIMKYRTVFLILGICCFIAMALLFKPGQATAFIQIGEVSPAFIGYKFLRVLNTGCWLLCILGFAQKYLRFRNNFLNYTSEAVYPFYILHQTVMVFIAYFVVQWQMMPLLKYIVIMALTFMNTLLIYEFLIKRTAVTRLLFGLRTKVAEKDKMIISPQTQKVA; encoded by the coding sequence ATGAATGTATCTACTTCTCAGATTCCGCTCAAGAAAGAGCGATTGCATGAACTTGACTGGTTACGAGTAATGGCATTCTCTCTATTGGTGTTTTATCACGGGAGTTTTATTTTTTCAGGTGGCTTCTATGTATCCAACTCTGCGAATATACCCTTCTTAAGCACGTTAATGACCTTTATCAGCCAATGGAGGCTGCCTTTACTTTTTTTTATTTCAGGGGCAAGTGTAGCATTTCTTTATAAAAAATCATCTACCGGAGAATTTGTCAATTCAAGATTAACCCGTATTCTGGTCCCATTAGTTTTTGGTGTCCTAATTATAAATCCGCCACAGAGTTATATAGCCAAAGGCTTTAAAGAAGGAAGTTTTCCATACTATCCGTCTTATTATGCAGAATCACTTGCCAATATTCATTTTGGATCAGGTGAAGCCCTTAAATGGAATCACTTGTGGTATCTGGTATACATTTTTGTATTCTCCATTATTCTGATCCCCATGTTCCATTTCTTTAAGAAAAACCCTGAAATATTGCAGAAAATAGGTGATTTCTTTACCAGAAGAGGAATGCTCTTGTTATTGATCCTGCCTCCTTTTATATCGGGTATTTTACTGCAACTCGACTGGCCAACGAAAAGAAATCTGATCAGCGACTGGGATAATTTTACTACTACTATTTTGTTTTTTATATACGGCTATTTACTCTATTCCCATAGTGGTATCCGTGCCATGATCATGAAATACCGCACCGTTTTTCTAATCCTGGGCATTTGCTGCTTTATTGCCATGGCTCTTCTTTTTAAACCCGGACAAGCAACTGCCTTTATACAGATAGGGGAAGTCTCTCCGGCTTTTATCGGATATAAATTTTTAAGAGTACTCAATACAGGCTGCTGGCTGCTGTGTATTCTGGGATTTGCCCAAAAATACCTCAGGTTCAGGAATAATTTTCTGAATTACACGAGTGAAGCGGTTTATCCATTCTATATTCTTCACCAGACTGTTATGGTTTTTATTGCCTATTTTGTGGTACAATGGCAAATGATGCCTCTGTTGAAATATATAGTTATTATGGCTCTTACCTTTATGAACACCTTACTGATCTATGAGTTCCTCATTAAAAGGACTGCCGTTACCCGCCTTTTGTTTGGCCTGAGAACAAAAGTGGCAGAAAAAGATAAGATGATAATAAGCCCACAGACACAAAAAGTGGCATAA
- a CDS encoding ester cyclase, with protein sequence MTQLEIKQALEDLNALVLQGKSIEAFQKYYHEEVVMQENENVPTIGKEANLQRELDFYGNVTQFRGAHPLKVAVGNDYSMVEWHYDYTHKDWGIKNYTQISVQEWKDGKIIKEKFYYNN encoded by the coding sequence ATGACACAATTAGAAATCAAACAAGCACTCGAAGACCTGAATGCTTTGGTGCTGCAAGGAAAATCTATTGAAGCTTTCCAGAAATATTACCATGAAGAGGTAGTTATGCAGGAAAATGAGAATGTACCTACCATTGGCAAAGAAGCCAACCTGCAACGGGAACTTGATTTTTACGGAAATGTAACCCAGTTCCGGGGTGCCCATCCGCTGAAGGTAGCTGTCGGAAACGACTATTCGATGGTAGAATGGCATTATGACTATACACACAAAGACTGGGGCATAAAAAACTATACCCAGATTTCGGTGCAGGAATGGAAAGATGGTAAAATCATCAAAGAAAAGTTCTATTACAACAACTAG
- a CDS encoding DoxX family protein, with product MIKNIFSAHSDYTGLILRLSLGLVVLPHGAQKLMGWFGGYGFTNTMHFFTETMHLPWLIGFAVIILETLGAMLLIAGFGSRIIGVLMAILMTGIIFSVHIENGFFMNWFGNQKGEGIEYCLLAIGLALSIVSNGAGIFSVDGLLSRQKREVKTYA from the coding sequence ATGATCAAGAATATCTTTTCTGCCCACAGCGACTATACCGGGCTAATTCTCCGCTTAAGTCTTGGACTGGTAGTATTGCCACATGGTGCACAAAAATTAATGGGGTGGTTTGGCGGCTATGGATTTACAAATACGATGCATTTCTTCACTGAAACCATGCATTTACCCTGGCTGATTGGGTTTGCTGTCATTATCCTTGAAACGCTGGGCGCAATGTTATTAATTGCAGGCTTTGGCAGCCGCATAATTGGTGTGCTGATGGCTATACTAATGACTGGTATTATCTTCAGCGTACATATAGAAAATGGCTTTTTTATGAACTGGTTTGGCAATCAGAAAGGTGAAGGCATAGAGTACTGCCTGCTGGCGATTGGCCTTGCCTTAAGTATTGTGAGTAATGGGGCAGGTATCTTCTCTGTGGATGGATTGCTTTCCAGGCAAAAACGGGAAGTAAAAACGTACGCTTGA
- the trxA gene encoding thioredoxin, whose amino-acid sequence MITTYKKAVRVTDANFDLEVLQSKELVMVDFGADWCPPCNAISPIVEILATEFAGKAKIAKLDVDENPEITSRFKVRNLPTLLFFKDGKVVDKIVGAVGKKAMTEKLNQYL is encoded by the coding sequence ATGATAACTACATATAAAAAAGCGGTCAGGGTTACAGATGCGAATTTTGACCTGGAAGTATTGCAATCGAAAGAACTGGTGATGGTAGATTTTGGTGCCGACTGGTGTCCCCCTTGCAACGCCATAAGTCCCATTGTAGAAATACTGGCTACAGAATTTGCCGGTAAAGCCAAAATTGCCAAACTGGATGTAGATGAAAATCCTGAGATAACTTCCAGATTCAAGGTGAGAAACCTTCCTACGCTGCTGTTTTTTAAAGATGGAAAAGTAGTAGATAAAATCGTAGGCGCCGTAGGCAAAAAGGCAATGACTGAAAAACTGAATCAGTATTTATGA
- a CDS encoding ester cyclase: protein MILFFFILQFTLTVMLGLITETNSIYRNLSMRTTHTSEQIVREFLLTVRSGKNPDKARDFMAGKVLAHQMNSENPQTVERTPQNYAAHVKEFVEMYGQFEFEITELIAQENKVYARWKQTGKHLTEIDGYSPTGLPLTEIASAVYRLENGKIVEYWIQIDRAGFDKQLQQANKN from the coding sequence ATGATACTTTTCTTCTTTATTTTACAGTTTACCCTGACAGTGATGTTAGGGTTGATCACTGAAACCAATTCTATTTACCGTAACCTTTCAATGCGTACTACCCACACTTCTGAGCAGATAGTAAGAGAGTTTCTATTGACTGTCCGCTCAGGAAAAAATCCGGATAAAGCCAGAGACTTTATGGCGGGCAAAGTACTGGCGCACCAGATGAATTCTGAAAATCCGCAGACGGTAGAAAGAACGCCACAAAACTATGCAGCACATGTAAAGGAATTTGTAGAGATGTATGGCCAGTTTGAATTCGAAATTACAGAACTCATTGCCCAGGAAAATAAAGTATATGCCAGGTGGAAACAAACCGGAAAACACCTCACCGAAATAGATGGATACTCACCTACCGGATTGCCCCTCACTGAGATAGCCAGTGCCGTATACCGGCTCGAAAACGGTAAAATTGTAGAGTATTGGATTCAGATCGACCGGGCAGGCTTTGATAAACAACTGCAACAGGCGAACAAAAATTAA
- a CDS encoding PhzF family phenazine biosynthesis protein: MEVKVQIVNAFVDGDHGGNPAGVVLDADSLTSEQKLQIAAQVGLSETAFVSRSALADFKLDFFTPAKQIPHCGHATIATFSYLQSLGRIPSAHTSKETIDGSRQIWMRGEQAFMEQKPPQYQSVPELEERIFQSLGISKDDLIEGKSPIVVNTGNSFLIIPLQNQHILRELKPQLAEIESISQQLHLIGFYPFSLQTQRAQRDATTRMFGPLYGIPEESATGMAAGPLACYMHDIMSIKKDSYLIEQGYLMNPPSPSLITVELEKNEGAIQKLMAGGKGIVMQQKTVVL; encoded by the coding sequence ATGGAGGTAAAAGTTCAGATTGTAAATGCGTTTGTAGATGGTGATCATGGCGGTAATCCTGCTGGAGTCGTGCTGGATGCCGATAGCTTAACCAGCGAACAAAAGCTACAAATAGCTGCACAAGTGGGATTATCAGAAACAGCTTTTGTTTCCAGATCAGCGCTGGCTGATTTTAAACTGGATTTTTTTACACCTGCCAAACAAATTCCCCATTGCGGACATGCTACTATTGCTACTTTTTCTTATCTGCAAAGCCTGGGTAGAATTCCATCTGCACATACGTCGAAAGAAACCATAGATGGGTCCAGGCAGATATGGATGCGAGGCGAACAGGCTTTTATGGAGCAAAAACCGCCGCAGTATCAAAGTGTTCCGGAACTGGAAGAGAGGATCTTTCAATCATTAGGTATTTCGAAAGATGATCTGATTGAAGGAAAATCTCCGATTGTAGTAAATACAGGCAATTCCTTTCTCATCATTCCACTTCAGAATCAGCATATTTTGCGTGAGTTAAAACCGCAGCTTGCAGAAATAGAATCTATTAGTCAGCAATTACATCTGATCGGATTTTATCCGTTTAGCCTCCAGACACAGCGAGCGCAACGGGATGCCACAACCAGAATGTTTGGACCTCTGTATGGCATACCTGAAGAATCGGCTACTGGTATGGCTGCCGGACCCCTGGCCTGCTACATGCATGATATAATGAGTATAAAAAAAGATTCATACCTCATCGAACAAGGATATCTGATGAATCCGCCTTCTCCAAGCCTGATTACAGTAGAACTGGAAAAAAACGAAGGTGCTATTCAAAAACTGATGGCCGGCGGCAAAGGTATAGTGATGCAGCAGAAAACAGTTGTGCTGTAA
- a CDS encoding helix-turn-helix domain-containing protein: MPIQLHIKNMVCDRCVLYVESILKQLSIPFQKVQVGEIHLHEDLLETQKQLLQQRLQAIGLELIDNRLNQLIEKAKTLILARARNEVPEQEKHQKLSVYLSERLHLDYFYLSTLFSSVEGRTIENYLIEQRIEKAKELLVYGELSLSEIAYQLDYSSVAHLSGQFKKTTGLTPSHFKQIGTNKLKSLDKI; the protein is encoded by the coding sequence ATGCCCATACAGCTTCATATTAAGAACATGGTTTGCGACAGATGTGTACTGTATGTGGAGAGTATATTAAAACAATTATCTATCCCTTTTCAAAAAGTACAGGTAGGCGAAATCCATCTACATGAAGATTTGCTGGAAACTCAAAAGCAATTATTACAGCAACGTTTACAGGCAATTGGGCTCGAATTGATAGATAACCGGCTTAATCAGCTTATTGAGAAAGCAAAAACCCTGATTCTGGCCAGAGCCCGCAACGAAGTGCCCGAACAAGAGAAGCATCAAAAACTTTCGGTGTATCTGTCTGAACGCTTGCACCTGGATTATTTTTACCTGAGTACCTTATTTTCGTCGGTAGAAGGCCGCACCATTGAAAATTATTTAATTGAACAGCGTATAGAAAAAGCGAAAGAACTCCTGGTATATGGCGAACTATCGCTTTCAGAAATAGCCTATCAGCTCGATTATAGCAGTGTAGCCCACCTTTCCGGGCAGTTCAAGAAAACTACTGGTCTTACCCCCTCCCATTTTAAACAGATCGGCACTAATAAGCTCAAATCCTTGGATAAAATATAA
- a CDS encoding multicopper oxidase family protein, which translates to MKSHHHPTSQVISYELEASIFSWEIAEGKTVEAWGFNNQLPGPLLRARKGDTLEVKVKNNLPEPTMIHWHGIRLPASMDGTGEVQKPIEPGEEFTYRFVVPDAGTFWYHSHANETFQMERGMYGGLIVEEGTALVTDGEKVFLLDDMKLTAENEFTKPGWFIPRIMERHDGREGDTLLINGKENPTISIAGGQAERWRFINASSARYIQLYLGGKEFKIIGTDGGLLEHPQTVTQVLLTPGERIEIIAGPFTEGESFLIETLPYNRMTFLKAKRQTFATIQVGAQKPSVAYIPQILRKIEPLAEKEAPVSRKLKLSVGPSLKHGMDFLVNGDVHTSDQPVKVGELQVWEVANSSLMDHPFHLHGFFFQVIEENGEAPDYIAWKDTYNLPPRSRIKIAWMPDDRPGEWMYHCHILEHHAAGMMAHFEVVNPDRPSEAAYASDHSCKH; encoded by the coding sequence ATGAAAAGCCATCACCACCCTACCAGTCAAGTTATATCCTACGAATTAGAAGCAAGCATTTTTTCATGGGAAATAGCCGAAGGAAAAACAGTAGAAGCCTGGGGTTTTAACAATCAATTGCCAGGACCTTTGTTACGCGCCAGAAAAGGAGATACGCTGGAAGTAAAAGTGAAAAACAACCTGCCGGAACCTACTATGATCCACTGGCATGGAATTCGCCTGCCCGCCAGCATGGATGGCACAGGAGAAGTGCAAAAACCCATTGAGCCAGGTGAAGAATTTACTTACCGCTTTGTAGTACCCGATGCAGGCACGTTCTGGTATCATTCCCACGCCAACGAAACGTTTCAAATGGAAAGAGGCATGTATGGAGGATTGATCGTGGAAGAAGGAACAGCACTGGTTACCGATGGAGAAAAAGTGTTCCTGCTGGATGATATGAAGCTTACCGCTGAAAATGAATTTACCAAACCGGGCTGGTTTATCCCTCGGATTATGGAAAGGCACGATGGCCGGGAAGGAGATACGCTTCTGATAAATGGAAAAGAAAATCCCACTATTTCAATAGCTGGCGGACAAGCCGAAAGATGGCGCTTTATAAATGCCTCCAGTGCCAGATATATTCAGTTATATTTGGGTGGAAAAGAGTTTAAGATCATTGGAACAGATGGCGGCTTGCTGGAACATCCCCAAACGGTAACCCAGGTACTACTTACGCCGGGAGAACGTATAGAAATAATAGCCGGACCTTTTACAGAAGGCGAAAGCTTCCTGATAGAAACACTGCCCTATAACCGCATGACTTTCCTGAAAGCAAAACGGCAGACGTTTGCCACCATACAAGTAGGTGCACAGAAACCTTCCGTGGCCTATATTCCGCAAATACTCCGTAAGATTGAGCCTTTGGCTGAAAAAGAGGCTCCGGTTTCCAGAAAACTAAAGTTATCAGTAGGCCCTAGTTTAAAGCATGGAATGGATTTTCTGGTAAACGGTGATGTACATACCAGCGACCAGCCGGTAAAAGTAGGCGAACTCCAGGTGTGGGAAGTAGCGAATAGCAGTTTGATGGATCATCCGTTTCACTTGCATGGTTTCTTCTTTCAGGTGATCGAAGAAAATGGAGAAGCCCCTGACTATATTGCCTGGAAAGATACCTACAATCTTCCGCCCAGAAGCAGGATAAAAATTGCCTGGATGCCAGATGACCGTCCTGGCGAGTGGATGTATCATTGTCATATTTTAGAACACCATGCCGCCGGTATGATGGCACATTTTGAAGTAGTAAATCCAGACCGTCCATCTGAAGCAGCATATGCAAGTGACCATTCTTGCAAACACTAA
- a CDS encoding helix-turn-helix domain-containing protein, whose product MEKTVKIKGMVCRRCIEIVKEIFESQGLPVHEVKLGEVTYQENDAQALEAAIRLLEKEGFELLTDKQSLTIAKVKELVEQELNTTKAHSRNFAQLLTESLPMDYDTISALFSHTEGITLEQYLIHRRVQKVQQLLKYTSLTLTDIAFDLGYSSVHHLSNQFKKITGMSPSQFRELQAGVEK is encoded by the coding sequence ATGGAGAAGACAGTAAAAATAAAAGGAATGGTATGCAGGCGTTGCATAGAAATAGTAAAAGAGATTTTTGAAAGCCAGGGCTTGCCTGTACACGAGGTTAAACTCGGCGAAGTGACATACCAGGAAAATGATGCCCAGGCCCTTGAAGCCGCAATCAGGCTGCTGGAAAAGGAGGGATTTGAACTCTTAACCGATAAACAATCGCTGACCATTGCCAAAGTAAAAGAACTGGTAGAACAGGAATTGAATACTACTAAAGCGCATAGCAGAAATTTTGCCCAATTGCTTACAGAATCGTTACCTATGGATTACGATACGATCAGCGCTTTGTTTTCACATACAGAAGGCATTACCCTGGAACAATACTTGATTCATAGGCGGGTACAAAAAGTACAGCAATTACTAAAATATACCTCACTTACCTTAACAGATATTGCCTTTGATCTGGGCTATAGCAGTGTACACCACCTATCTAATCAATTTAAAAAAATCACCGGAATGTCGCCTTCCCAGTTCAGAGAATTGCAGGCTGGAGTAGAGAAATAG
- a CDS encoding heavy metal translocating P-type ATPase, translating to MNAESITLTKKARLDSKNKETKITLPVTGMTCAACAVSVESMLKSQEGVADAGVNFANQTAWVDYIPSQTSLPKLQQAIQSIGYDLIIDEENAVEKQQEAQLNHYQELKRKTIWAGILSAPVVAIGMFGMEVPYANWIMLILSLPVLWIGRNFYINARKQAKHGKANMDTLVAMSTGIAFLFSLFNTLNPNFFHERGLHAHVYYEAAIMIIAFILLGKLLEERAKSNTSSAMKKLMGLQPKTVRLIEDGVEKEIPIAQVSIGNILVVKPGEKIPVDGKVTSGSSYVDESMISGEPLPMEKQAGAQVFAGTVNQKGSFRFEAEKVGGDTILSQIIKMVQQAQGSKAPVEKLVNKVTAIFVPVVIGIALLSAVVWMIFGGDNAFTHALLAFVTVMVIACPCALGLATPTAIMVGVGKGAENNILIKDAESLELGYKVNAIVLDKTGTITEGKPEVTDELWFTKESDKMQNRSILLEIESRSEHPLAEAVVRKLRGEQTQAINLSSFESLTGKGVKASYDNEIYLVGNQKLLADNHVSVSEAVTAQAKSLQAEAKTVIYFASGKEVVAILAIADRIKATSKQAVQTLQNQGIDVYMLTGDNEQTAKAVAIQVGLQHYKAEVLPSEKAEFIKQLQNQGKVVAMVGDGINDSHALAEADVSIAMGKGSDIAMDVAKMTLITSDLNQIPKALKLSRKTVQAIRQNLFWAFIYNIIGIPIAAGVLYPFFGFLLDPMIAGAAMALSSVSVVSNSLRLRSAKL from the coding sequence ATGAACGCAGAAAGCATAACCTTGACCAAAAAAGCAAGGCTGGATTCAAAAAACAAAGAAACGAAAATAACCCTGCCAGTCACTGGAATGACCTGTGCGGCTTGTGCCGTGAGTGTAGAATCTATGCTCAAATCGCAGGAAGGCGTAGCCGATGCGGGTGTTAATTTTGCCAACCAGACAGCCTGGGTAGATTATATTCCTTCGCAGACTTCTCTTCCCAAATTGCAGCAAGCCATACAATCCATTGGTTACGATCTGATTATTGATGAGGAAAATGCAGTTGAAAAACAGCAGGAAGCACAATTAAACCATTATCAGGAATTGAAACGCAAAACCATCTGGGCAGGTATTTTATCTGCGCCTGTGGTAGCAATTGGGATGTTCGGAATGGAAGTACCCTATGCCAACTGGATCATGCTGATTCTTTCCCTGCCGGTATTGTGGATCGGACGTAATTTCTATATCAATGCCAGAAAACAAGCGAAACATGGCAAAGCCAATATGGATACGCTGGTAGCTATGAGTACCGGAATTGCCTTTTTGTTCAGCTTATTTAATACCTTAAATCCGAATTTTTTTCATGAGCGGGGGTTACATGCCCATGTGTACTACGAAGCCGCTATTATGATTATTGCCTTTATCTTACTGGGCAAATTATTGGAAGAAAGGGCAAAATCTAATACTTCTTCAGCTATGAAAAAACTGATGGGACTACAGCCCAAAACGGTAAGACTGATAGAAGATGGCGTCGAAAAAGAAATTCCTATTGCCCAGGTAAGCATTGGAAATATACTGGTGGTAAAACCTGGTGAAAAAATTCCGGTGGATGGCAAAGTAACTTCCGGAAGTTCGTATGTGGATGAAAGTATGATCAGTGGGGAACCCTTGCCAATGGAGAAACAAGCAGGCGCCCAGGTATTTGCCGGAACCGTAAACCAGAAAGGCAGTTTCCGGTTTGAAGCGGAAAAAGTAGGAGGGGATACGATTTTATCACAGATTATTAAAATGGTGCAGCAGGCCCAGGGAAGCAAAGCTCCGGTAGAAAAACTGGTTAATAAAGTGACTGCCATATTTGTGCCGGTAGTCATTGGGATTGCTTTACTTAGTGCGGTTGTATGGATGATTTTTGGAGGCGATAATGCTTTTACACATGCTTTATTGGCTTTTGTAACCGTGATGGTCATTGCTTGTCCATGTGCTTTGGGTTTGGCAACACCAACAGCGATTATGGTAGGTGTGGGCAAAGGAGCTGAGAATAACATTTTAATTAAAGATGCTGAAAGTCTGGAATTAGGCTATAAAGTAAATGCCATTGTGCTGGATAAAACTGGTACCATTACAGAGGGTAAACCTGAGGTAACGGATGAGCTATGGTTTACAAAAGAAAGTGATAAAATGCAGAACAGGTCTATTTTGTTAGAAATAGAATCCCGTTCGGAACACCCGTTGGCTGAGGCAGTGGTTCGGAAACTTAGAGGTGAACAAACACAGGCTATAAATTTATCTTCTTTTGAAAGCCTTACCGGAAAAGGAGTAAAAGCTAGTTATGACAATGAAATTTATCTGGTAGGAAATCAGAAATTACTGGCGGATAACCATGTTTCTGTAAGTGAAGCCGTAACTGCCCAGGCAAAATCCCTACAAGCTGAAGCCAAAACTGTAATCTATTTTGCGTCAGGCAAAGAGGTAGTAGCCATATTAGCCATCGCCGACCGGATCAAAGCTACGTCTAAGCAAGCTGTACAAACCTTGCAAAACCAGGGGATCGATGTATACATGCTTACGGGGGATAATGAACAAACCGCCAAGGCAGTGGCAATACAGGTAGGCTTGCAGCACTACAAAGCCGAAGTATTACCTTCTGAAAAAGCTGAATTTATCAAGCAATTGCAAAACCAGGGCAAAGTAGTAGCCATGGTAGGCGATGGTATCAATGACTCTCATGCGTTGGCTGAGGCAGATGTAAGTATTGCGATGGGCAAAGGTTCGGACATTGCAATGGATGTAGCTAAAATGACTCTGATCACTTCTGACCTCAACCAGATTCCCAAAGCCTTAAAACTCTCCCGCAAAACGGTGCAAGCTATTAGGCAGAACCTATTCTGGGCGTTTATTTACAATATCATAGGTATTCCCATTGCGGCAGGAGTATTGTATCCTTTCTTTGGTTTCCTGCTCGATCCAATGATTGCTGGAGCAGCCATGGCCTTGAGTTCAGTATCAGTTGTAAGCAATAGCCTACGCTTACGGAGTGCAAAATTGTGA
- a CDS encoding AraC family transcriptional regulator produces the protein MKVQNSILRTIIYGAVKHGAPFGPLCQRIGVDPTELNDAEKLLDWEVSSVAWDYAVEMSGDPLLALHMGEENNLSAFGMLGYLVQSCSTLEEAFEFIVRYNNTLTDVFHFSTQKGRQEYIFHFNPVPQYRNKFPESSRQAVELMMSSLIRVFYFLTGKKVSPLRAHLAYPKRNVPEYERILQTKVIFDAESNCVVCRAEDMSLPIISYDKSLYSFFNLLLTEKQQTLSLQKSFSDQIKDVLLSGFGGQIPPIEVVAARMNMSLRTFQRRLAEEKITFRQITNDLRKELALSLMDKRHSKKADVAQLLGYADLSSFQRAYKNWTRKAS, from the coding sequence ATGAAGGTGCAGAACTCCATTTTGAGAACTATCATTTACGGAGCCGTTAAGCATGGCGCTCCATTCGGGCCATTATGCCAGCGAATTGGTGTTGATCCCACCGAACTGAATGATGCAGAAAAGCTATTAGACTGGGAAGTTTCGTCTGTTGCCTGGGATTATGCGGTAGAAATGAGTGGCGATCCGCTTCTGGCGCTGCATATGGGTGAAGAAAACAACTTGTCGGCATTCGGCATGCTCGGCTATCTGGTGCAGAGCTGTTCCACCCTGGAAGAGGCGTTTGAATTTATTGTCAGATACAATAATACGCTTACTGATGTTTTTCATTTCTCAACACAAAAGGGCCGGCAAGAGTATATTTTTCATTTTAATCCTGTTCCTCAATACCGGAATAAATTCCCGGAAAGCTCCCGGCAGGCGGTTGAACTAATGATGTCTTCCCTGATACGGGTTTTTTATTTTTTGACCGGCAAAAAAGTTTCTCCGCTTCGGGCGCATCTGGCCTATCCCAAAAGAAATGTACCTGAATATGAGCGGATTTTACAAACAAAAGTGATATTTGATGCCGAGAGTAATTGCGTGGTATGCCGGGCGGAAGACATGAGCCTGCCTATTATTTCGTATGACAAATCTCTGTATTCTTTCTTCAATTTGCTGCTTACCGAGAAACAACAAACCTTATCCTTGCAAAAATCATTTTCTGACCAGATCAAAGATGTACTCTTGAGTGGATTTGGAGGCCAGATACCCCCTATTGAAGTAGTGGCTGCCAGGATGAATATGAGCCTGCGAACCTTTCAAAGAAGGCTGGCTGAGGAAAAAATTACTTTTCGCCAGATTACAAATGACCTCCGCAAAGAACTAGCTCTTTCTTTAATGGATAAGCGCCACTCCAAAAAAGCAGATGTGGCGCAATTACTTGGGTATGCTGATTTAAGTAGTTTCCAACGTGCCTATAAAAACTGGACACGTAAAGCTTCCTAA
- a CDS encoding cytochrome c family protein, which translates to MKKAGKILAVITGIVLAFLLYVQLTYQQTYEVPVTGLKASTDLTIIARGKYLAMGPAHCWTCHVEDPSSVDLIKETPAMSGGLLLDLPWIATLRTPNITSDKKTGIGRYSDDQLAQVIRYNRTPKGHALVPFMTYNAMSDADIVAILSYLRSTKPIEKAIPEHNFTMLGKLLMRFVIKPDVTETHQQFAALKPDTTAGYGKYLAYTVTNCNGCHTERGPAGEFVGEPFAGGHKRELQTGTFVVPNLTPDPQTGRIYHWNQQTFINRFRMGKVYQEDFMPWRAYQQMNDNDLKAIYNFLQTLKPVTNKIEQTYIPLAEN; encoded by the coding sequence ATGAAAAAAGCAGGTAAAATACTAGCAGTAATCACCGGAATTGTGTTGGCCTTTCTACTGTATGTACAATTAACCTATCAGCAAACCTATGAAGTGCCGGTAACCGGATTAAAAGCAAGTACAGATTTAACAATTATCGCAAGAGGAAAATACCTGGCTATGGGGCCTGCCCATTGCTGGACCTGCCATGTAGAAGACCCATCTTCAGTAGATCTAATAAAGGAAACTCCGGCTATGAGTGGAGGACTGTTATTAGATTTGCCATGGATCGCCACACTGCGTACGCCCAATATCACTTCTGATAAAAAAACAGGGATTGGCCGGTATAGCGATGACCAGCTGGCGCAGGTAATCCGCTACAACCGTACACCCAAAGGACATGCCCTCGTTCCCTTTATGACTTACAATGCCATGTCGGATGCTGATATTGTAGCCATCCTTTCTTACCTGAGATCCACTAAACCGATAGAAAAAGCTATTCCGGAACATAATTTCACCATGCTTGGTAAATTATTGATGCGCTTTGTAATAAAGCCCGATGTGACAGAAACCCATCAACAGTTTGCGGCACTTAAGCCTGATACCACAGCCGGGTATGGAAAGTATCTGGCATACACGGTTACCAACTGCAATGGCTGCCATACAGAAAGGGGACCTGCCGGCGAATTTGTGGGCGAGCCGTTTGCCGGTGGGCATAAAAGGGAGTTACAAACAGGTACTTTTGTAGTGCCCAACCTTACGCCTGATCCGCAAACCGGAAGAATTTACCACTGGAATCAACAAACTTTTATCAACCGCTTCCGGATGGGTAAGGTTTATCAGGAAGATTTTATGCCCTGGAGAGCTTATCAGCAAATGAATGATAATGATCTGAAAGCAATTTATAATTTTCTGCAAACCTTAAAACCAGTTACTAACAAGATAGAGCAAACGTATATACCCCTCGCGGAGAATTGA